One genomic window of Haloferax mediterranei ATCC 33500 includes the following:
- a CDS encoding ABC transporter permease encodes MAADTPPGSTSATGSASTDRFEDVDWDELGGLGLPRRTRYLVVSALVYTAAVGYDVFLTEDALISGTNWLFLLTLLAGTFFVAWPLAENKRLTAYYWRRFKKNRAAVVSALYLLVVFVLGTFGPLFIAKPELNVLAAYQPPMFLGVDSSVPSTCVGTVADGVCQGTWKYPLGTTSDGKGIARLVVFGMRVSMQVGLITMLIVISIGTVVGTSAAYFGDLVDELLMRYVDIQQTFPTFFLFLIVTYLFKPSLFLLITIFGFLGWGGIARLVRSEALQRREEEYIRAAENAGASDGWIIRRHLMPNVSNTVITAATLLIPSFILFEATFAFLGLTDPATPSWGQVIASGRGDLDSAWWIATIPGVFLFCTVLAFNFVGDALRDALDPRSEGDA; translated from the coding sequence ATGGCGGCCGACACCCCTCCCGGTTCGACTTCGGCCACTGGTTCGGCCTCGACCGACCGATTCGAAGACGTTGACTGGGACGAACTCGGCGGACTGGGGCTCCCGCGACGGACGCGCTACCTCGTCGTGAGCGCGCTGGTCTACACCGCGGCCGTCGGATACGACGTGTTTCTCACCGAGGATGCACTCATCTCGGGGACGAACTGGTTGTTCCTCTTGACGCTCCTCGCGGGGACGTTCTTCGTGGCGTGGCCGCTCGCGGAGAACAAACGACTCACGGCCTACTACTGGCGGCGATTCAAGAAGAACCGCGCCGCTGTGGTGAGTGCCCTGTATCTCCTCGTGGTGTTCGTTCTCGGGACATTTGGGCCATTGTTCATCGCAAAGCCCGAACTGAACGTTCTTGCGGCGTACCAACCGCCGATGTTCCTCGGCGTCGACTCCAGTGTTCCCTCCACGTGCGTCGGGACCGTCGCCGACGGCGTGTGCCAAGGAACCTGGAAATACCCACTTGGAACGACGAGCGACGGCAAAGGAATCGCGAGACTCGTCGTCTTCGGCATGCGCGTGAGTATGCAGGTCGGTCTCATCACGATGCTCATCGTCATCAGCATCGGAACCGTCGTCGGTACGTCAGCAGCGTACTTCGGCGACCTCGTCGACGAACTTCTGATGCGCTATGTCGACATTCAGCAGACCTTCCCGACGTTCTTCCTGTTCCTCATCGTGACCTACCTGTTCAAACCGAGCCTCTTCTTGCTCATCACGATATTCGGGTTCCTCGGGTGGGGCGGTATCGCCCGTCTCGTCCGGTCTGAGGCGCTTCAACGCCGCGAAGAGGAGTACATCCGTGCTGCGGAGAACGCCGGAGCGTCGGACGGGTGGATTATCCGCCGACATCTCATGCCGAACGTGTCGAACACGGTTATCACGGCGGCGACGCTGCTAATTCCGTCGTTCATCCTCTTCGAAGCGACGTTCGCGTTCCTCGGGCTGACGGACCCCGCGACGCCGTCGTGGGGACAGGTCATCGCGTCGGGCCGTGGCGACCTCGACAGCGCGTGGTGGATTGCCACCATCCCCGGCGTCTTCCTGTTCTGTACCGTCCTGGCGTTCAACTTCGTCGGCGACGCACTGCGTGATGCGCTCGACCCGCGTTCGGAGGGAGACGCATGA
- a CDS encoding ABC transporter ATP-binding protein — translation MSSDPLLSVRNLKKHYPITEGVLKKEVGRVRAVDGISFEVERGETLGLVGESGCGKSTAATSLLRLEEPTDGEVVFDGADITAHGDAELKAFRRRAQMMFQDPSSSFGPRMSVGESVAEPLAIHGMRDRKRRRRIVENLLERVGLSAAAFDRYPHEFSGGQKQRIALARALVLNPELIVADEPVSALDVSIQAEIISLMRDLQAEFGLAIVFISHDLGVVREVCDRVAVMYLGEIVEIADTETLFDDPQHPYTKALLSSIPTPDPSRRNEGIELTGDVPSPSNPPSGCRFHTRCPVVIQPDEFSLEQSEWRHVLDLRLRVERGIDVQDVREFLVAEGEADAPEDVPGDAVARELRREFDVPQTLSDPNAETILSNAISDLTDGEHDAARRTLNESFTTVCERDHPELEATGVGTTAACLRVGNDRQVDPPTPD, via the coding sequence ATGAGTTCCGACCCACTACTTTCGGTTCGAAACCTGAAGAAACACTACCCGATCACTGAAGGCGTCCTCAAGAAGGAAGTCGGTCGCGTGCGGGCGGTCGACGGTATCTCGTTCGAGGTCGAACGCGGCGAGACGCTCGGACTCGTCGGGGAGTCGGGGTGCGGAAAGTCGACGGCTGCGACGTCGCTTCTCCGACTGGAAGAGCCGACTGACGGCGAGGTCGTCTTCGACGGCGCGGACATCACAGCGCACGGCGACGCCGAACTCAAGGCGTTCCGTCGCCGGGCGCAGATGATGTTTCAGGACCCGTCGTCGAGTTTCGGCCCCCGGATGAGCGTCGGCGAATCCGTCGCCGAACCGCTCGCCATCCACGGGATGCGCGACCGAAAACGACGGCGACGCATCGTGGAAAACCTGCTGGAGCGCGTTGGGCTGTCAGCAGCCGCTTTCGACCGCTACCCGCACGAGTTCTCCGGTGGGCAGAAACAACGAATCGCACTCGCGCGGGCGCTGGTCCTCAACCCGGAACTCATCGTCGCCGACGAACCGGTGTCGGCGCTCGACGTGTCCATCCAGGCCGAAATCATCTCGCTGATGCGCGACTTACAGGCCGAGTTCGGCCTCGCTATCGTGTTTATCAGCCACGACCTCGGCGTCGTCCGCGAAGTCTGTGACCGCGTCGCCGTCATGTATCTCGGCGAAATCGTCGAGATAGCCGATACGGAGACGCTCTTCGACGACCCACAGCACCCCTACACGAAGGCGCTTCTCTCGTCGATTCCGACGCCGGACCCCTCGCGCCGAAACGAGGGTATCGAACTCACCGGTGACGTTCCTAGTCCGTCGAACCCGCCATCCGGGTGCCGGTTCCACACTCGCTGTCCGGTGGTTATCCAACCGGACGAATTTAGCCTCGAACAGTCGGAGTGGCGGCACGTACTCGACCTCCGGCTCCGCGTCGAGCGCGGTATCGATGTCCAGGACGTTCGCGAGTTCCTCGTCGCCGAGGGCGAAGCGGATGCGCCCGAGGATGTCCCGGGTGACGCAGTCGCGCGCGAACTCCGCCGGGAGTTCGACGTTCCACAGACGCTTTCGGACCCGAACGCGGAAACGATTCTCTCGAACGCGATTTCGGACCTCACCGACGGTGAACACGACGCGGCCCGGCGAACCCTCAACGAGTCGTTCACAACCGTCTGCGAGCGCGACCATCCCGAATTGGAGGCAACCGGAGT
- a CDS encoding ABC transporter ATP-binding protein, with product MIDPLLSVRDLHVQFRTDEGVVRAVDGISFDVAPGETVCVVGESGSGKTVACESITKLIPMPPGEIAGGEVVFDGEDLTDATEKQLQSIRGDRIAHIFQDPQGALNPVYPVGAQIVEAVRLHSDVSKEAARDRAIDLLDRVGIPEATNRVDDYPHEFSGGMKQRVVIAMALAADPDLLIADEPTTALDVTIQSQILSLLRDLQAEFGMSIIFVTHNLGVVAEIADRVVVMYAGKVMETGSVHDVFERPSHPYTKALLECLPGVGHSMEPIGGTLPDLTAPPEGCRFNPRCPYATDDCRSGDHPELLEAAPDHRAACVYYGPGYDASVIRGESDSEARATDGGHSGSDATGGDAR from the coding sequence ATGATCGACCCGCTTCTCTCTGTCCGCGACCTTCACGTCCAGTTCCGAACCGACGAGGGGGTCGTTCGGGCTGTCGATGGTATCTCGTTCGACGTCGCTCCCGGCGAAACGGTCTGTGTCGTCGGGGAATCCGGTTCCGGCAAGACCGTGGCCTGCGAGTCGATTACGAAACTCATCCCGATGCCACCCGGCGAAATCGCCGGCGGCGAGGTCGTCTTCGACGGCGAAGACCTCACGGATGCGACCGAAAAACAACTGCAGTCGATTCGGGGCGACCGCATCGCGCACATCTTCCAAGACCCGCAGGGGGCGCTCAACCCGGTCTACCCGGTCGGCGCGCAAATCGTCGAGGCGGTTCGACTCCACAGCGACGTGTCGAAGGAGGCCGCGCGCGACCGCGCAATCGACCTCCTCGACCGCGTCGGCATCCCGGAGGCGACGAACCGCGTCGACGACTACCCACACGAGTTCTCCGGCGGTATGAAACAGCGAGTCGTCATCGCCATGGCGCTCGCGGCCGACCCGGACCTGCTCATCGCCGACGAACCGACGACGGCACTCGACGTGACTATCCAGTCGCAGATTCTCAGCCTCCTGCGCGACCTGCAAGCTGAGTTCGGCATGAGCATCATCTTCGTCACGCACAACCTCGGCGTCGTCGCCGAAATCGCCGACCGCGTCGTCGTCATGTACGCGGGGAAGGTGATGGAGACCGGAAGCGTCCACGACGTGTTCGAGCGACCCTCACACCCGTACACGAAGGCGCTTCTCGAATGCCTCCCGGGAGTCGGTCACTCGATGGAACCCATCGGCGGAACGCTTCCGGACCTGACTGCGCCACCGGAGGGATGTCGATTCAATCCACGGTGTCCGTACGCGACGGACGACTGTCGAAGCGGGGACCACCCGGAACTTCTCGAAGCGGCACCCGACCACCGTGCGGCGTGTGTCTACTACGGTCCCGGCTACGACGCGTCGGTCATTCGCGGCGAGAGCGACTCGGAGGCACGCGCCACCGATGGCGGCCACAGCGGTTCCGACGCAACCGGCGGTGATGCACGATGA